In the Acanthopagrus latus isolate v.2019 chromosome 23, fAcaLat1.1, whole genome shotgun sequence genome, one interval contains:
- the LOC119014665 gene encoding DNA-directed RNA polymerase II subunit RPB1-like isoform X1, with product MALRLLLWVSWICFLLFNGGVGSPAIRGYGYPSVVDTTNMGDDADDDALAYDEGNLEAPNYQPTGPAYTDGKPTVARQPAWALSEKPSAPQAERIVNGSPRDWGLENPDESLVFPILSSPARPQPGPVKPQTPAGVSMPATQSAADSLYAGPTAYYAPASTSRATTSLSFAPVDAGYGAAGANIHRLTYEEVFQYPSATERRGSGTVSNPAGGYDKAKSMSKGSSTGFPSTLNYPSSSSYPADTRAEPFYPSLGSFTNSGQTAYQPLNEVFKRPQKLAKTQKVQAPQRLRRPILPFPPPSYIIQSRNAYRRAKYHLSHTKYTPEYPQPMAVSSKGAKGQPAAPKVAKNPHRVLCPPKERK from the exons ATGGCTCTTAGACTCCTATTGTG GGTTTCctggatttgttttttgctgtttaatGGTGGTGTAGGCTCACCAGCTATAAGAG GGTATGGCTATCCATCTGTGGTTGACACAACCAACATGGgagatgatgctgatgatgatgcgTTGGCTTACGATGAGGGCAACTTAGAGGCTCCAAACTACCAGCCGACGGGCCCCGCATACACAGACGGCAAACCTACAGTTGCACGACAGCCAGCTTGGGCCCTGTCTGAAAAACCTAGCGCTCCTCAGGCTGAGAGAATTGTTAATGGTTCTCCGAGAGACTGGGGGCTGGAGAACCCTGACGAGTCGCTTGTGTTCCCTATCCTGAGTAGTCCTGCTAGGCCTCAACCGGGCCCTGTCAAACCTCAAACACCAGCTGGTGTCAGTATGCCCGCCACTCAAAGCGCCGCTGACTCCCTTTATGCTGGTCCAACTGCCTACTACGCTCCGGCCTCAACTTCTCGGGCTACGACGTCTCTTAGCTTTGCACCAGTTGACGCTGGTTACGGTGCGGCCGGTGCCAACATTCACCGTCTCACCTATGAAGAGGTCTTCCAATATCCCTCTGCGACTGAGCGCCGGGGTTCTGGCACCGTCTCCAATCCTGCAGGAGGTTATGACAAAGCTAAATCCATGAGCAAGGGGTCTTCAACTGGATTCCCCTCCACACTGAATTACCCCTCGTCCTCCAGCTACCCAGCTGACACACGAGCCGAGCCCTTCTATCCAAGTCTGGGAAGCTTCACCAACTCTGGTCAAACTGCCTACCAGCCACTAAATGAGGTCTTTAAGCGTCCACAGAAACTGGCCAAGACCCAAAAAGTTCAGGCTCCCCAGAGATTGCGTAGACCCATCCTTCCTTTTCCACCTCCAAGCTACATTATCCAGTCCAGAAATGCCTACCGGCGAGCCAAGTATCATCTCAGCCATACCAAGTACACGCCAGAATATCCCCAACCAATGGCTGTAAGCTCAAAGGGTGCTAAGGGTCAACCAGCCGCACCTAAAGTTGCCAAGAACCCTCACAG agtgCTGTGCCCtccaaaggaaagaaaataa
- the LOC119014665 gene encoding DNA-directed RNA polymerase II subunit RPB1-like isoform X2 yields the protein MALRLLLWVSWICFLLFNGGVGSPAIRGYGYPSVVDTTNMGDDADDDALAYDEGNLEAPNYQPTGPAYTDGKPTVARQPAWALSEKPSAPQAERIVNGSPRDWGLENPDESLVFPILSSPARPQPGPVKPQTPAGVSMPATQSAADSLYAGPTAYYAPASTSRATTSLSFAPVDAGYGAAGANIHRLTYEEVFQYPSATERRGSGTVSNPAGGYDKAKSMSKGSSTGFPSTLNYPSSSSYPADTRAEPFYPSLGSFTNSGQTAYQPLNEVFKRPQKLAKTQKVQAPQRLRRPILPFPPPSYIIQSRNAYRRAKYHLSHTKYTPEYPQPMAVSSKGAKGQPAAPKVAKNPHRKW from the exons ATGGCTCTTAGACTCCTATTGTG GGTTTCctggatttgttttttgctgtttaatGGTGGTGTAGGCTCACCAGCTATAAGAG GGTATGGCTATCCATCTGTGGTTGACACAACCAACATGGgagatgatgctgatgatgatgcgTTGGCTTACGATGAGGGCAACTTAGAGGCTCCAAACTACCAGCCGACGGGCCCCGCATACACAGACGGCAAACCTACAGTTGCACGACAGCCAGCTTGGGCCCTGTCTGAAAAACCTAGCGCTCCTCAGGCTGAGAGAATTGTTAATGGTTCTCCGAGAGACTGGGGGCTGGAGAACCCTGACGAGTCGCTTGTGTTCCCTATCCTGAGTAGTCCTGCTAGGCCTCAACCGGGCCCTGTCAAACCTCAAACACCAGCTGGTGTCAGTATGCCCGCCACTCAAAGCGCCGCTGACTCCCTTTATGCTGGTCCAACTGCCTACTACGCTCCGGCCTCAACTTCTCGGGCTACGACGTCTCTTAGCTTTGCACCAGTTGACGCTGGTTACGGTGCGGCCGGTGCCAACATTCACCGTCTCACCTATGAAGAGGTCTTCCAATATCCCTCTGCGACTGAGCGCCGGGGTTCTGGCACCGTCTCCAATCCTGCAGGAGGTTATGACAAAGCTAAATCCATGAGCAAGGGGTCTTCAACTGGATTCCCCTCCACACTGAATTACCCCTCGTCCTCCAGCTACCCAGCTGACACACGAGCCGAGCCCTTCTATCCAAGTCTGGGAAGCTTCACCAACTCTGGTCAAACTGCCTACCAGCCACTAAATGAGGTCTTTAAGCGTCCACAGAAACTGGCCAAGACCCAAAAAGTTCAGGCTCCCCAGAGATTGCGTAGACCCATCCTTCCTTTTCCACCTCCAAGCTACATTATCCAGTCCAGAAATGCCTACCGGCGAGCCAAGTATCATCTCAGCCATACCAAGTACACGCCAGAATATCCCCAACCAATGGCTGTAAGCTCAAAGGGTGCTAAGGGTCAACCAGCCGCACCTAAAGTTGCCAAGAACCCTCACAG AAAGTGGTAA